A DNA window from Daucus carota subsp. sativus chromosome 3, DH1 v3.0, whole genome shotgun sequence contains the following coding sequences:
- the LOC108210878 gene encoding single myb histone 4 — protein MGNPKQKWTAEEEEALRAGVAKHGTGKWKNIQKDPEFNHHLYTRSNIDLKDKWRNMSVSAGGQGPRDKSSRLIKPKSESDAADASYTAPTPLLLTNIHTPAASSTPPVTASSTAPAPASSISPTHDALPAPANDASKCSLDVKTASKYDNMIYDALKNLNDPNGSDATAIVSFIEQKQEVPQNFRRLLVSRLRRLVTQEKLEKVHNCYRTKNDAAPGAKGPTPKPKDIRPRQPQPTSYLPDTVHDAAKNAAFKIAVADNKESVAAEAGKESDRINKMTEDAEMLLKVAEDIFDRCSRGEIVMVS, from the exons ATGGGAAACCCGAAGCAGAAGTGGACGgcggaagaagaagaagccctCCGAGCCGGCGTCGCAAAGCACGGCACTGGCAAGTGGAAGAACATTCAGAAAGATCCCGAATTCAATCACCATCTCTACACTCGCTCCAATATCGATCTTAAG GACAAATGGAGAAACATGAGTGTGAGTGCTGGGGGGCAAGGCCCTAGGGACAAGTCATCAAGGCTAATCAAACCCAAGTCGGAGTCGGATGCTGCGGATGCCTCGTATACTGCTCCCACTCCGCTTCTTCTTACCAACATACACACTCCTGCTGCCTCTTCCACCCCACCTGTCACGGCTTCTTCCACCGCTCCCGCACCCGCGTCTTCCATTTCACCCACCCATGATGCTTTGCCCGCTCCCGCTAATGATGCTTCCAAATGCTCTCTCGATGTCAAGACTGCTTCGAA GTATGACAATATGATCTATGATGCACTTAAGAATCTAAATGACCCAAATGGTTCTGATGCTACCGCAATCGTCAGCTTTATTGAG CAAAAGCAAGAGGTGCCCCAAAATTTCAGGCGGTTACTGGTCTCTAGGCTACGGAGGCTTGTTACACAAGAAAAACTTGAGAAG GTGCATAATTGCTACAGAACTAAGAATGATGCTGCACCTGGAGCAAAGGGCCCTACCCCTAAACCAAAAGATATCCGGCCTAGACAGCCTCAACCGACTTCTTATCTTCCCGATACAGTACATGATGCTGCTAAAAATGCAGCCTTCAAGATTGCTGTAGCAGACAATAAAGAATCTGTAGCAGCCGAAGCAGGTAAAGAGTCCGATAGGATTAACAAAATGACTGAGGATGCGGAAATGTTGCTTAAGGTTGCAGAAGATATTTTTGATCGAT GTTCCCGTGGTGAAATTGTTATGGTCTCCTAG